A DNA window from Drosophila pseudoobscura strain MV-25-SWS-2005 chromosome 2, UCI_Dpse_MV25, whole genome shotgun sequence contains the following coding sequences:
- the Lnk gene encoding SH2B adapter protein 1 isoform X3 yields MGGNSAGAANASAFSAGGYIGPTSASSQHSLGAAGGSDLIPGPIGTGAALGVSSYAYGGTSWEEFCERHARAAASDFAKACITYINGNLPPEEARNIQHRSFSQKFVESFAVHYDTEFFRRRSTLKIGAGSLDFDEEHEVPRLLSKSLLRRLSFKGLRKGKFPILQAFFHKNSDDVDGSGKQSKTKLAKIVVECRKEGYVNNLTPESLDQPTGSQKWEKCRLALVKAVGGYMLEFYTPPKSAKPRSGVFCFLISEARETTALEMPDRLNTFVLKADNNMEYVIEAESAEEMRSWLATIRYCMRTPPTQQPLIESDVIAAAMQTSPTNPSGSSALGGIQNPQYQQQGGSNGNLVAGAGGVVLSSSLSADSALASAAIGQGATSASDINAINELGTTPPSGPPEIPMRPHRGEQRLSASSNFDGVELTENDADVNVADLTAEMSQFPWFHGTLTRSEAARMVLQSEAAGHGYFLVRQSETRRGEFVLTFNFQGRAKHLRLTISEKGQCRVQHLWFPSIQEMLEHFRHNPIPLESGGTSDVVLTDWVHNTSRLNDLSAAGASMAAGGGAHEAHGQQHHDPAAAGGGPTNGNGNGQGHAGGGGGAAGGGHPSPRHVR; encoded by the exons ATGGGTGGCAACAGTGCCGGAGCAGCCAATGCCAGCGCCTTCAGCGCTGGCGGCTACATCGGCCccaccagcgccagcagccagcacagCCTGGGGGCGGCCGGAGGCAGCGACCTTATACCCGGACCGATTGGTACAGGCGCAGCCTTGGGCGTGTCCTCGTACGCCTACGGCGGCACCAGCTGGGAGGAGTTCTGTGAGCGGCATGCTCGCGCGGCGGCCTCGGACTTTGCCAAGGCCTGCATCACGTATATAAACGGGAACCTGCCCCCCGAGGAGGCGCGTAACATACAGCATCGCAGCTTTTCACAGAAATTCGTCGAATCCTTTGCGGTCCACTATGATACGGAGTTCTTCAGGCGCCGCAGTACTTTAAAAATTGGCGCCGGCTCATTGGACTTTGACGAGGAGCACGAGGTGCCGCGTCTGCTGTCCAAAtcgctgctgcggcggctaTCCTTCAAGGGACTGCGCAAGGGCAAG TTCCCCATCCTGCAGGCCTTCTTCCACAAGAACTCGGACGACGTGGACGGCAGCGGCAAGCAGAGCAAGACCAAGCTTGCCAAGATCGTGGTCGAGTGCCGCAAGGAAGGCTACGTGAATAACCTGACACCCGAGAGTCTCGACCAGCCGACAGGATCCCAAAAATGGGAGAAGTGCCGACTGGCCTTGGTCAAGGCGGTCGGTGGCTATATGCTGGAGTTTTACACGCCCCCAAAATCCGCAAAGCCACGCAGCGGTGTCTTCTGTTTCCTAATCTCGGAGGCACGCGAGACCACAGCCCTGGAGATGCCCGACCGCCTAAACACTTTCGTTCTCAAGGCAGACAACAACATGGAGTATGTGATCGAGGCGGAGAGTGCCGAGGAGATGCGCAGCTGGCTGGCCACCATTCGCTACTGCATGCGGACACCGCCCACACAGCAGCCCCTCATCGAATCGGACGTTATAGCGGCTGCCATGCAGACCTCGCCGACAAATCCCTCGGGCAGCAGTGCGTTGGGTGGCATACAGAATCCCCAGTACCAGCAGCAGGGCGGCTCCAATGGCAACCTGGTGGCCGGTGCAGGGGGTGTCGTTCTGTCCTCTTCTCTGTCGGCGGACAGCGCTTTGGCCTCTGCGGCCATTGGCCAGGGAGCCACATCTGCGAGCGATATAAATGCCATCAATGAGCTGGGCACCACACCGCCGTCGGGACCCCCGGAAATACCCATGCGACCGCATCGTGGCGAGCAGCGTCTCTCGGCCTCCAGCAATTTCGATGGCGTCGAGCTGACAGAGAACGATGCGGATGTAAATGTGGCCGATCTAACGGCGGAGATGAGCCAGTTCCCCTGGTTCCATGGCACGCTGACCAGATCGGAGGCTGCACGCATGGTCCTCCAGTCGGAGGCCGCCGGACACGGCTACTTTCTGGTGCGGCAGAGCGAGACACGGCGCGGCGAGTTCGTGCTGACCTTCAATTTCCAGGGCAGGGCGAAGCATCTGCGGCTGACCATCTCGGAGAAGGGCCAGTGCCGGGTGCAGCACCTGTGGTTCCCTTCGATCCAGGAGATGCTCGAACACTTTCGCCATAATCCCATTCCCCTTGAATCGGGCGGCACCTCTGACGTGGTCCTCACCGACTGGGTGCACAATACCAGTAGACTGAACGATCTCTCAGCGGCGGGAGCTTCGATggcggcaggaggaggagcgcaTGAGGCGCACGGCCAGCAGCACCATGATCCGGCAGCGGCGGGCGGTGGGCCAaccaatggaaatggaaacggcCAGGGGcatgcaggaggaggaggaggagcagctggcgGGGGCCATCCGTCGCCGAGACATGTGAGATAG
- the Lnk gene encoding SH2B adapter protein 1 isoform X2 gives MGGNSAGAANASAFSAGGYIGPTSASSQHSLGAAGGSDLIPGPIGTGAALGVSSYAYGGTSWEEFCERHARAAASDFAKACITYINGNLPPEEARNIQHRSFSQKFVESFAVHYDTEFFRRRSTLKIGAGSLDFDEEHEVPRLLSKSLLRRLSFKGLRKGKFPILQAFFHKNSDDVDGSGKQSKTKLAKIVVECRKEGYVNNLTPESLDQPTGSQKWEKCRLALVKAVGGYMLEFYTPPKSAKPRSGVFCFLISEARETTALEMPDRLNTFVLKADNNMEYVIEAESAEEMRSWLATIRYCMRTPPTQQPLIESDVIAAAMQTSPTNPSGSSALGGIQNPQYQQQGGSNGNLVAGAGGVVLSSSLSADSALASAAIGQGATSASDINAINELGTTPPSGPPEIPMRPHRGEQRLSASSNFDGVELTENDADVNVADLTAEMSQFPWFHGTLTRSEAARMVLQSEAAGHGYFLVRQSETRRGEFVLTFNFQGRAKHLRLTISEKGQCRVQHLWFPSIQEMLEHFRHNPIPLESGGTSDVVLTDWVHNTSRLNDLSAAGASMAAGGGAHEAHGQQHHDPAAAGGGPTNGNGNGQGHAGGGGGAAGGGHPSPRHCSEIITMNLSVRLKTNEIELPLEQPTHVYFPEQTYFPLDSTTLTVHSSPPAGQGFLDQPHLRASNASLQGSAHHQQQHQAVQGGNASGSGASGGSGTEGSGRAVDNQYSFT, from the exons ATGGGTGGCAACAGTGCCGGAGCAGCCAATGCCAGCGCCTTCAGCGCTGGCGGCTACATCGGCCccaccagcgccagcagccagcacagCCTGGGGGCGGCCGGAGGCAGCGACCTTATACCCGGACCGATTGGTACAGGCGCAGCCTTGGGCGTGTCCTCGTACGCCTACGGCGGCACCAGCTGGGAGGAGTTCTGTGAGCGGCATGCTCGCGCGGCGGCCTCGGACTTTGCCAAGGCCTGCATCACGTATATAAACGGGAACCTGCCCCCCGAGGAGGCGCGTAACATACAGCATCGCAGCTTTTCACAGAAATTCGTCGAATCCTTTGCGGTCCACTATGATACGGAGTTCTTCAGGCGCCGCAGTACTTTAAAAATTGGCGCCGGCTCATTGGACTTTGACGAGGAGCACGAGGTGCCGCGTCTGCTGTCCAAAtcgctgctgcggcggctaTCCTTCAAGGGACTGCGCAAGGGCAAG TTCCCCATCCTGCAGGCCTTCTTCCACAAGAACTCGGACGACGTGGACGGCAGCGGCAAGCAGAGCAAGACCAAGCTTGCCAAGATCGTGGTCGAGTGCCGCAAGGAAGGCTACGTGAATAACCTGACACCCGAGAGTCTCGACCAGCCGACAGGATCCCAAAAATGGGAGAAGTGCCGACTGGCCTTGGTCAAGGCGGTCGGTGGCTATATGCTGGAGTTTTACACGCCCCCAAAATCCGCAAAGCCACGCAGCGGTGTCTTCTGTTTCCTAATCTCGGAGGCACGCGAGACCACAGCCCTGGAGATGCCCGACCGCCTAAACACTTTCGTTCTCAAGGCAGACAACAACATGGAGTATGTGATCGAGGCGGAGAGTGCCGAGGAGATGCGCAGCTGGCTGGCCACCATTCGCTACTGCATGCGGACACCGCCCACACAGCAGCCCCTCATCGAATCGGACGTTATAGCGGCTGCCATGCAGACCTCGCCGACAAATCCCTCGGGCAGCAGTGCGTTGGGTGGCATACAGAATCCCCAGTACCAGCAGCAGGGCGGCTCCAATGGCAACCTGGTGGCCGGTGCAGGGGGTGTCGTTCTGTCCTCTTCTCTGTCGGCGGACAGCGCTTTGGCCTCTGCGGCCATTGGCCAGGGAGCCACATCTGCGAGCGATATAAATGCCATCAATGAGCTGGGCACCACACCGCCGTCGGGACCCCCGGAAATACCCATGCGACCGCATCGTGGCGAGCAGCGTCTCTCGGCCTCCAGCAATTTCGATGGCGTCGAGCTGACAGAGAACGATGCGGATGTAAATGTGGCCGATCTAACGGCGGAGATGAGCCAGTTCCCCTGGTTCCATGGCACGCTGACCAGATCGGAGGCTGCACGCATGGTCCTCCAGTCGGAGGCCGCCGGACACGGCTACTTTCTGGTGCGGCAGAGCGAGACACGGCGCGGCGAGTTCGTGCTGACCTTCAATTTCCAGGGCAGGGCGAAGCATCTGCGGCTGACCATCTCGGAGAAGGGCCAGTGCCGGGTGCAGCACCTGTGGTTCCCTTCGATCCAGGAGATGCTCGAACACTTTCGCCATAATCCCATTCCCCTTGAATCGGGCGGCACCTCTGACGTGGTCCTCACCGACTGGGTGCACAATACCAGTAGACTGAACGATCTCTCAGCGGCGGGAGCTTCGATggcggcaggaggaggagcgcaTGAGGCGCACGGCCAGCAGCACCATGATCCGGCAGCGGCGGGCGGTGGGCCAaccaatggaaatggaaacggcCAGGGGcatgcaggaggaggaggaggagcagctggcgGGGGCCATCCGTCGCCGAGACAT TGCAGCGAAATCATTACCATGAATCTGAGTGTTCGCCTAAAGACAAATGAAATCGAACTGCCATTGGAGCAGCCAACACACGTCTATTTTCCGGAGCAAACCTACTTTCCTTTGGACTCCACAACGCTCACGGTGCACAGCTCGCCTCCAGCTGGGCAGGGCTTCCTCGATCAGCCGCATCTGCGGGCATCCAATGCCTCCTTGCAGGGCTCCGcacaccatcagcagcagcatcaggcgGTACAGGGAGGCAATGCCAGCGGTAGTGGcgccagcggcggcagcgggaCCGAGGGCAGCGGACGTGCCGTCGATAATCAGTATAGCTTCACCTAA
- the Lnk gene encoding SH2B adapter protein 1 isoform X1: MGGNSAGAANASAFSAGGYIGPTSASSQHSLGAAGGSDLIPGPIGTGAALGVSSYAYGGTSWEEFCERHARAAASDFAKACITYINGNLPPEEARNIQHRSFSQKFVESFAVHYDTEFFRRRSTLKIGAGSLDFDEEHEVPRLLSKSLLRRLSFKGLRKGKAFFHKNSDDVDGSGKQSKTKLAKIVVECRKEGYVNNLTPESLDQPTGSQKWEKCRLALVKAVGGYMLEFYTPPKSAKPRSGVFCFLISEARETTALEMPDRLNTFVLKADNNMEYVIEAESAEEMRSWLATIRYCMRTPPTQQPLIESDVIAAAMQTSPTNPSGSSALGGIQNPQYQQQGGSNGNLVAGAGGVVLSSSLSADSALASAAIGQGATSASDINAINELGTTPPSGPPEIPMRPHRGEQRLSASSNFDGVELTENDADVNVADLTAEMSQFPWFHGTLTRSEAARMVLQSEAAGHGYFLVRQSETRRGEFVLTFNFQGRAKHLRLTISEKGQCRVQHLWFPSIQEMLEHFRHNPIPLESGGTSDVVLTDWVHNTSRLNDLSAAGASMAAGGGAHEAHGQQHHDPAAAGGGPTNGNGNGQGHAGGGGGAAGGGHPSPRHCSEIITMNLSVRLKTNEIELPLEQPTHVYFPEQTYFPLDSTTLTVHSSPPAGQGFLDQPHLRASNASLQGSAHHQQQHQAVQGGNASGSGASGGSGTEGSGRAVDNQYSFT, from the exons ATGGGTGGCAACAGTGCCGGAGCAGCCAATGCCAGCGCCTTCAGCGCTGGCGGCTACATCGGCCccaccagcgccagcagccagcacagCCTGGGGGCGGCCGGAGGCAGCGACCTTATACCCGGACCGATTGGTACAGGCGCAGCCTTGGGCGTGTCCTCGTACGCCTACGGCGGCACCAGCTGGGAGGAGTTCTGTGAGCGGCATGCTCGCGCGGCGGCCTCGGACTTTGCCAAGGCCTGCATCACGTATATAAACGGGAACCTGCCCCCCGAGGAGGCGCGTAACATACAGCATCGCAGCTTTTCACAGAAATTCGTCGAATCCTTTGCGGTCCACTATGATACGGAGTTCTTCAGGCGCCGCAGTACTTTAAAAATTGGCGCCGGCTCATTGGACTTTGACGAGGAGCACGAGGTGCCGCGTCTGCTGTCCAAAtcgctgctgcggcggctaTCCTTCAAGGGACTGCGCAAGGGCAAG GCCTTCTTCCACAAGAACTCGGACGACGTGGACGGCAGCGGCAAGCAGAGCAAGACCAAGCTTGCCAAGATCGTGGTCGAGTGCCGCAAGGAAGGCTACGTGAATAACCTGACACCCGAGAGTCTCGACCAGCCGACAGGATCCCAAAAATGGGAGAAGTGCCGACTGGCCTTGGTCAAGGCGGTCGGTGGCTATATGCTGGAGTTTTACACGCCCCCAAAATCCGCAAAGCCACGCAGCGGTGTCTTCTGTTTCCTAATCTCGGAGGCACGCGAGACCACAGCCCTGGAGATGCCCGACCGCCTAAACACTTTCGTTCTCAAGGCAGACAACAACATGGAGTATGTGATCGAGGCGGAGAGTGCCGAGGAGATGCGCAGCTGGCTGGCCACCATTCGCTACTGCATGCGGACACCGCCCACACAGCAGCCCCTCATCGAATCGGACGTTATAGCGGCTGCCATGCAGACCTCGCCGACAAATCCCTCGGGCAGCAGTGCGTTGGGTGGCATACAGAATCCCCAGTACCAGCAGCAGGGCGGCTCCAATGGCAACCTGGTGGCCGGTGCAGGGGGTGTCGTTCTGTCCTCTTCTCTGTCGGCGGACAGCGCTTTGGCCTCTGCGGCCATTGGCCAGGGAGCCACATCTGCGAGCGATATAAATGCCATCAATGAGCTGGGCACCACACCGCCGTCGGGACCCCCGGAAATACCCATGCGACCGCATCGTGGCGAGCAGCGTCTCTCGGCCTCCAGCAATTTCGATGGCGTCGAGCTGACAGAGAACGATGCGGATGTAAATGTGGCCGATCTAACGGCGGAGATGAGCCAGTTCCCCTGGTTCCATGGCACGCTGACCAGATCGGAGGCTGCACGCATGGTCCTCCAGTCGGAGGCCGCCGGACACGGCTACTTTCTGGTGCGGCAGAGCGAGACACGGCGCGGCGAGTTCGTGCTGACCTTCAATTTCCAGGGCAGGGCGAAGCATCTGCGGCTGACCATCTCGGAGAAGGGCCAGTGCCGGGTGCAGCACCTGTGGTTCCCTTCGATCCAGGAGATGCTCGAACACTTTCGCCATAATCCCATTCCCCTTGAATCGGGCGGCACCTCTGACGTGGTCCTCACCGACTGGGTGCACAATACCAGTAGACTGAACGATCTCTCAGCGGCGGGAGCTTCGATggcggcaggaggaggagcgcaTGAGGCGCACGGCCAGCAGCACCATGATCCGGCAGCGGCGGGCGGTGGGCCAaccaatggaaatggaaacggcCAGGGGcatgcaggaggaggaggaggagcagctggcgGGGGCCATCCGTCGCCGAGACAT TGCAGCGAAATCATTACCATGAATCTGAGTGTTCGCCTAAAGACAAATGAAATCGAACTGCCATTGGAGCAGCCAACACACGTCTATTTTCCGGAGCAAACCTACTTTCCTTTGGACTCCACAACGCTCACGGTGCACAGCTCGCCTCCAGCTGGGCAGGGCTTCCTCGATCAGCCGCATCTGCGGGCATCCAATGCCTCCTTGCAGGGCTCCGcacaccatcagcagcagcatcaggcgGTACAGGGAGGCAATGCCAGCGGTAGTGGcgccagcggcggcagcgggaCCGAGGGCAGCGGACGTGCCGTCGATAATCAGTATAGCTTCACCTAA